The Pseudalkalibacillus hwajinpoensis DNA window TCACATCTATGACGTTGTAAATGCAGTTTTTATGAGAAACGAAATATAAGATACAGTTACCCATTTGATTTGTCAGCTTAACAAATAACTTTCATGTTATTGAATATGAAGGAGTTGATAGAAGTGAAAGAAGTTAAAATAACTGATAGGGGAATTTCCCCAATAGGTTTAGGTACTTGGAATATGGGAGATGGCAAGGAAAAGTATACACAAGAATTAAATGCTTTGAGAGCGGGTTTAGACGCGGGTATACAAGTCATTGATACAGCGGAAATGTACGGTGACGGGAATTCTGAAAGTTTAGTAGGTAACGCCATTGAACCTTTTGAACGAGAAAAGCTATTCATGATGTAATCGTTAGCTTATGGCCCTTGATATCAAGGGTTCAGCTTCCCCCTAATGTCAAAATGACATACTTGGCTTAAAACACTATAAATTTAAAGAGCCTCTCATTAGTTCACTGAACTTTTGGGAGGCTTTTTCTTCTATATTTTAAGTGATATGTGGATATATGTTCATTGTGTTATTAATATCACTATGGTCTAAACATTGTTGAATTTCTTTAATTCCAACTCCGGATTCTATGAGAAGAGAAGTATGAGTGTGTCGAAATAATAGATAAGGAATCAGAAACTCACTTAACTTAATAATAAGGATATTGATAAGGGGAGTATGGGTAAGGTGGATAATAATAAGGATACGGCGCTATAAATATAAATGGAGAAAACGGGAACCGCCGCCTGCGGAATCGTCGAAACCTTCTTCTGCCAAAACCACCATATTGCCTTGTTTGGCTATTAAGCTCCGTTTCGTCTACTTCTTCAGGAATTAACATTGTCATACTATCGTGATCCATGTCCGTTAGAATACCTTCTACTGTTGATCCATCTCTCATTTGTCCGTGAACATGAAAGTTCATGTATTTTCTGCAGAGTTGCATAATGGCTGCTTGAGACTGCGGGTTTGCTCTTTGTACTTCCTGATTATTCTGTAACTCATCGTACATATCGGTAATACCTCCTTTTCCTTCGTTAGGGTATGCACCTATTAATAATTTGGTTACAGTACAATTAATTTATGGAAGTATTAAAAGAATCTCCAACAAATCAAATCCTGGAGCTTCTTAAGGTCATTATTAAACTTATCCGGAAACTGATTTACAACTCCTTGTGGAGATAGCGTTTTTAGTGTGAAAGAGTAAATTTTTATTTATGTTTTGTTAATGAACCGCATTTTAAAGATCAGTTGTGGAATTAGTGAAATACTGCCAGGTTCTTTTAAATGAAATTAGCGCATATAATCTCTTCGGTGAAACCTTTCTGGGGGAATTATATGGTTAGTGGGAGTCGCGGGGACGGTTCTCCTGATTCTATATCAGTATAGAAAAAAGAAGGGATCTGGAGCATTTACTGTGTTTAACGAGGAAGGTTCGAGACTGGTGTAAAAGTTCATCCTTTTAAGATGAAAAGTGTTGAAAGAAAAACGAGCATCTAGAATCGCTTCTAATGTCGAGACATTTTGTAATTTATTTTTAAGATAGTGAATCCTTTTTTATTGCACCCAAACGTCCTGATGATTCTAAAAGGTAAACCGATCGAACTAGCCAATTTTAGGTTAGTCCGATCGGTTTATTTATTCTCTGTAAAGTGCGCATAATCGCTCGTGATTTAGATAATGGTAGGTAAGTAAGACAAGAAACGAGTAGAACCGTTGGGAGGATTTCTTCTCATGTTTTCATTGATAAATCTCAATATGCTTAATCTTATAGTTCCCATATTGATCAGTAACGATGAAATAGTCTTTAATACGCTCGTACACACTCCATTCCCCAGCAGCGTTCATGAAGTCAAAAACCTCGTAGGTGCTGACAATAGCTTATCTGCCTGCATGTCAATATTGGTAACTTCATTTGAAGTGAAATTGAAGACCATCCCTTGACCGGTTATTTCATCTATATATTCGGACATTTCATAATAGGCTTGACTGTCATAGAGAAGCATATCTTCAATATAACGGAAGTCTTCACTTTGCAATGCAAATTCATATTCTTGGCGGAAAGTGATGATAAAGTCAGACAGACTTGCTTCATCAAAAGGAATACCGTAAGCATTGAAACTGTCTTCGTACTCATATTCGTCATCGACGGCAAATTCATTATAAAAATCAAATGTGTTGGCTACCTCATTAGCATTCATCGGCGAATTGGACCAGCTATTTAAAAGCTTCGTCATTGTGTAGATGGGAATAGAGAACGCTATCGATTCATCTTTTGTTAATAATGCCGAGTTGATACCGATTACTTTTCCTGTTATTGCATCCAATAACGGCCCTCCGCTGCTTCCTGGTGAAACTTGTGCATCGATTTGATATACGTTTTCGTATTGAAATTCCGAAACGAATGAACGATCGAGACCAGTCAGATATCCGATGGATGCTGTGTTTTCCAATCCTTGAGGACTTCCAAGTGCAATAACTTCTGTACCAATTTCAGACTCTTTTATCTCCATTTCTAAAAGGAGGTGTGCCTGCTAAGTCATGAACTTGAATTAATGCTACATCGTATTGATTCGATATGCCGATCACCGTGCCGTTCAGTTCACGGTTATTCTGGTCTCGCACCACGACATCAATATAGCCTGCCACAACATGAGCATTGGTCACAATTGCGCCATTTTCTTGGAACAAAAATCCATACCCCTGGCTATCCGTTGTAAGGATTGTGTACACTTTCGTTTGGACATCCCGTATAATTTCTTTTTTTTCCTTTTCAGTGGACGGTTTAAGTGAAGGTGATGCTTTTTGATCAGTAGTATTCTTTTCCTTCTCAACGTTTGGCAAAGTGTTTGTGTTTATGTCTTTTTTAACTTTTGGTTGTTCTTCCAGTTTATTAGATTAGAGTTTCTTTCTACTTGAGTTTGTATCGTTTCTTCCACTGCAGTTTCTCTGGGATGTTCGTTATCGAGAACAATATAATAAATGAATCCTCCGCTTAAAAGAAAAAAAGTAAGGATGATGCCGGTCAACCACCATCTATTTCTCTTCTGTTTATGATTATAGGAGTGACCACATTGGATGCAAAACCGTGCATTTTCGATGTTTTTTGTCCCACACTTTGGACAAAACATACGAACCTCCTCCTTTTATATTCCTTTTTGATATATACCTCATCTAAAAGTGTGAAGGGCATCTAAATAGGAATAAAAAGGAAATAATTCTTTTTT harbors:
- a CDS encoding aldo/keto reductase, producing MKEVKITDRGISPIGLGTWNMGDGKEKYTQELNALRAGLDAGIQVIDTAEMYGDGNSESLVGNAIEPFEREKLFMM
- a CDS encoding S1C family serine protease; its protein translation is MEIKESEIGTEVIALGSPQGLENTASIGYLTGLDRSFVSEFQYENVYQIDAQVSPGSSGGPLLDAITGKVIGINSALLTKDESIAFSIPIYTMTKLLNSWSNSPMNANEVANTFDFYNEFAVDDEYEYEDSFNAYGIPFDEASLSDFIITFRQEYEFALQSEDFRYIEDMLLYDSQAYYEMSEYIDEITGQGMVFNFTSNEVTNIDMQADKLLSAPTRFLTS
- a CDS encoding serine protease, producing the protein MPNVEKEKNTTDQKASPSLKPSTEKEKKEIIRDVQTKVYTILTTDSQGYGFLFQENGAIVTNAHVVAGYIDVVVRDQNNRELNGTVIGISNQYDVALIQVHDLAGTPPFRNGDKRV
- a CDS encoding zinc-ribbon domain-containing protein, coding for MFCPKCGTKNIENARFCIQCGHSYNHKQKRNRWWLTGIILTFFLLSGGFIYYIVLDNEHPRETAVEETIQTQVERNSNLINWKNNQKLKKT